A stretch of Oncorhynchus mykiss isolate Arlee chromosome 12, USDA_OmykA_1.1, whole genome shotgun sequence DNA encodes these proteins:
- the LOC110537240 gene encoding LIM/homeobox protein Lhx1-like isoform X2: protein MVHCAGCERPILDRFLLNVLDRPWHIKCVQCCDCKCNLTEKCFSREGRLYCKNDFFRRFGTKCGGCAQGISPNDLVRRAKSKVFHLNCFTCMMCNKQLSTGEEMYILDEFKFVCKEDYLSNSNGKDTTLLSDSQDPQDDGKDSEIGPLSDKEVGSNENDEQNVGGKRRGPRTTIKAKQLEVLKAAFTATPKPTRHIREQLAQETGLNMRVIQVWFQNRRSKERRMKQLSALGARRHSFFRSPRRMRTLVDRLEPGELVPNGHFSYYGDYQSEYYGPGGNFEYYTQGPPLLQAQTPVDLGFSSGPAGTPLGGMDHHLAGHHPSGEVQCFTDIISHHPVDSPSPEPNGPGSMHSISSEMCGVSTPFTSLSINGSGYSNQLSHPSSEMSEGTVW from the exons ATGGTTCACTGTGCCGGCTGCGAAAGACCTATTCTGGACAGGTTTCTACTCAATGTTCTGGACAGACCATGGCACATCAAGTGCGTACAGTGCTGTGACTGTAAATGCAATTTGACAGAAAAATGTTTTTCACGGGAAGGGAGGCTGTACTGCAAAAACGACTTTTTTAG GAGATTTGGCACAAAGTGTGGAGGTTGCGCCCAGGGAATCTCGCCCAACGATTTGGTTCGAAGAGCAAAGAGCAAAGTGTTTCACCTGAACTGTTTCACGTGCATGATGTGTAACAAACAGCTATCTACTGGAGAGGAAATGTACATTTTAGATGAATTTAAGTTTGTTTGTAAAGAGGACTACCTAAGCAATAGCAACGGAAAGGACACAACCCTCCTCTCAG ATTCCCAAGACCCACAGGATGATGGTAAAGATTCGGAAATCGGGCCTTTATCCGATAAAGAGGTGGGTAGCAATGAAAACGATGAGCAGAACGTAGGGGGGAAACGACGTGGGCCTCGAACAACTATAAAAGCCAAGCAACTTGAGGTCCTCAAAGCTGCTTTCACGGCCACGCCAAAACCCACAAGACACATTCGAGAACAGCTGGCGCAGGAGACAGGTCTCAACATGAGAGTGATCCAG GTTTGGTTCCAAAATCGTCGGTCTAAAGAGCGGCGCATGAAGCAGCTGAGTGCACTGGGGGCGAGAAGGCACTCGTTCTTCCGCAGTCCAAGGAGAATGAGAACTCTGGTGGACCGACTCGAACCCGGGGAGCTGGTCCCCAACGGCCATTTCTCATACTATGGTG ATTATCAGAGTGAATACTATGGACCTGGAGGAAATTTTGAGTACTACACCCAAGGCCCCCCCTTGTTGCAGGCCCAGACCCCAGTGGACCTAGGCTTCTCCTCTGGCCCCGCTGGCACCCCTTTAGGTGGTATGGACCATCACCTGGCTGGGCACCACCCATCTGGTGAGGTGCAGTGCTTCACTGACATCATATCTCACCATCCAGTGGACTCGCCTAGCCCCGAGCCCAACGGACCCGGGTCAATGCACAGCATCTCCAGTGAGATGTGTGGCGTCAGCACACCTTTCACCTCACTGTCCATCAACGGCAGTGGATACAGCAACCAATTGTCACACCCCTCCTCAGAGATGAGCGAAGGCACTGTCTGGTAG
- the LOC110537240 gene encoding LIM/homeobox protein Lhx1-like isoform X1, translating to MVHCAGCERPILDRFLLNVLDRPWHIKCVQCCDCKCNLTEKCFSREGRLYCKNDFFRRFGTKCGGCAQGISPNDLVRRAKSKVFHLNCFTCMMCNKQLSTGEEMYILDEFKFVCKEDYLSNSNGKDTTLLSVTTCSDPSLSPDSQDPQDDGKDSEIGPLSDKEVGSNENDEQNVGGKRRGPRTTIKAKQLEVLKAAFTATPKPTRHIREQLAQETGLNMRVIQVWFQNRRSKERRMKQLSALGARRHSFFRSPRRMRTLVDRLEPGELVPNGHFSYYGDYQSEYYGPGGNFEYYTQGPPLLQAQTPVDLGFSSGPAGTPLGGMDHHLAGHHPSGEVQCFTDIISHHPVDSPSPEPNGPGSMHSISSEMCGVSTPFTSLSINGSGYSNQLSHPSSEMSEGTVW from the exons ATGGTTCACTGTGCCGGCTGCGAAAGACCTATTCTGGACAGGTTTCTACTCAATGTTCTGGACAGACCATGGCACATCAAGTGCGTACAGTGCTGTGACTGTAAATGCAATTTGACAGAAAAATGTTTTTCACGGGAAGGGAGGCTGTACTGCAAAAACGACTTTTTTAG GAGATTTGGCACAAAGTGTGGAGGTTGCGCCCAGGGAATCTCGCCCAACGATTTGGTTCGAAGAGCAAAGAGCAAAGTGTTTCACCTGAACTGTTTCACGTGCATGATGTGTAACAAACAGCTATCTACTGGAGAGGAAATGTACATTTTAGATGAATTTAAGTTTGTTTGTAAAGAGGACTACCTAAGCAATAGCAACGGAAAGGACACAACCCTCCTCTCAG TCACGACCTGCAGTGACCCAAGTCTATCTCCAGATTCCCAAGACCCACAGGATGATGGTAAAGATTCGGAAATCGGGCCTTTATCCGATAAAGAGGTGGGTAGCAATGAAAACGATGAGCAGAACGTAGGGGGGAAACGACGTGGGCCTCGAACAACTATAAAAGCCAAGCAACTTGAGGTCCTCAAAGCTGCTTTCACGGCCACGCCAAAACCCACAAGACACATTCGAGAACAGCTGGCGCAGGAGACAGGTCTCAACATGAGAGTGATCCAG GTTTGGTTCCAAAATCGTCGGTCTAAAGAGCGGCGCATGAAGCAGCTGAGTGCACTGGGGGCGAGAAGGCACTCGTTCTTCCGCAGTCCAAGGAGAATGAGAACTCTGGTGGACCGACTCGAACCCGGGGAGCTGGTCCCCAACGGCCATTTCTCATACTATGGTG ATTATCAGAGTGAATACTATGGACCTGGAGGAAATTTTGAGTACTACACCCAAGGCCCCCCCTTGTTGCAGGCCCAGACCCCAGTGGACCTAGGCTTCTCCTCTGGCCCCGCTGGCACCCCTTTAGGTGGTATGGACCATCACCTGGCTGGGCACCACCCATCTGGTGAGGTGCAGTGCTTCACTGACATCATATCTCACCATCCAGTGGACTCGCCTAGCCCCGAGCCCAACGGACCCGGGTCAATGCACAGCATCTCCAGTGAGATGTGTGGCGTCAGCACACCTTTCACCTCACTGTCCATCAACGGCAGTGGATACAGCAACCAATTGTCACACCCCTCCTCAGAGATGAGCGAAGGCACTGTCTGGTAG